One window from the genome of Mycolicibacterium gadium encodes:
- a CDS encoding MarR family winged helix-turn-helix transcriptional regulator → MLDMEEMLEDQPLGYLLSRVANALRAEVTAAVLDPMGLAFPQYICLRILSKYPDRTNADLARYTNVTPQAMNMVLRRLEERGLVARPASVTSGRSLPARLTREGEEVLKRTDAGVRAAERKLMSGLTAEQRQEFKRVLVALGSD, encoded by the coding sequence ATGCTTGATATGGAGGAGATGCTCGAGGATCAGCCACTGGGATATCTGCTGTCCCGGGTGGCCAACGCGCTGCGCGCGGAAGTCACCGCGGCGGTGCTGGATCCGATGGGACTGGCCTTCCCGCAATACATCTGCCTGCGGATCCTGTCGAAGTACCCGGACCGGACCAATGCCGATCTCGCCCGCTACACGAACGTCACCCCGCAGGCGATGAACATGGTGTTGCGCCGCCTCGAGGAGCGCGGACTGGTCGCCCGGCCGGCGAGCGTGACATCGGGACGGTCGCTGCCCGCCCGGTTGACGCGCGAGGGCGAGGAAGTGCTCAAGCGCACCGACGCCGGAGTTCGTGCCGCGGAGCGCAAGCTGATGTCGGGCCTGACCGCCGAACAGCGTCAGGAGTTCAAGCGGGTCCTGGTGGCGCTCGGTTCCGACTAG
- a CDS encoding glycerate kinase: MKIVLAPDSFKESMTATEAVAAMSAGVRQVLPDAECIAVPMADGGEGTVDAVVDALHGQHIEAQVSGPLGATITARYGYIPLRQLAVIEMAAASGLELVPPDERDVLRASTFGVGQLISSALDRGAEEILIGLGGSATNDGGAGMLTALGASFVDADGAALEPGGAALRHLDRIDVSGLDPRLRDVRIKVATDVTAPLLGPTGASAVFGPQKGATPADVQTLESALTQLATVTSAALGTANPQRPGNGAAGGLGFALVEFLGAESKPGVDEIAATVGLEQAVRGADWVFTGEGSVDAQTVMGKTPFGVAQAATRNGARVVIFAGRVAPDASVLLEHGVERLVAITAEGTPIEQALREGAESLTRATAEVCRQLTGS; the protein is encoded by the coding sequence ATGAAGATCGTTCTCGCCCCGGACTCGTTCAAAGAGTCGATGACCGCGACCGAAGCGGTAGCGGCCATGAGTGCCGGCGTACGGCAGGTGCTACCCGACGCCGAATGCATCGCGGTTCCCATGGCCGACGGCGGCGAGGGCACCGTCGACGCTGTCGTCGATGCGCTGCACGGCCAGCACATAGAGGCGCAGGTGTCCGGTCCGCTCGGCGCGACGATAACGGCGCGTTACGGCTACATCCCGCTGCGTCAGCTGGCGGTCATCGAGATGGCGGCCGCCTCGGGCCTGGAGCTCGTCCCGCCCGATGAGCGAGACGTGCTGCGCGCCAGCACCTTCGGCGTCGGACAACTCATCTCCTCCGCACTGGACCGCGGGGCCGAGGAGATCTTGATCGGACTTGGCGGATCGGCCACCAACGACGGCGGCGCCGGCATGCTCACCGCGCTGGGCGCCTCGTTCGTCGACGCTGACGGTGCCGCGCTAGAACCCGGCGGCGCCGCGCTGCGTCACCTCGATCGCATCGACGTGTCCGGTCTGGACCCGCGGCTGCGCGACGTCCGCATCAAGGTCGCGACCGACGTCACCGCTCCGCTGCTGGGCCCCACTGGCGCGTCCGCCGTTTTCGGACCTCAGAAGGGAGCGACGCCGGCCGATGTCCAGACGCTCGAATCGGCTTTGACGCAACTGGCGACCGTCACGTCCGCGGCGCTCGGGACGGCGAACCCACAGCGGCCGGGCAACGGCGCGGCGGGTGGCCTGGGTTTCGCGCTCGTCGAGTTCCTCGGTGCGGAAAGCAAGCCGGGCGTCGACGAGATCGCCGCTACCGTCGGCCTCGAACAGGCTGTGCGCGGCGCAGATTGGGTCTTCACCGGCGAGGGCAGCGTCGACGCCCAAACTGTCATGGGGAAAACACCTTTCGGCGTCGCACAGGCCGCGACACGGAACGGTGCGAGGGTGGTCATCTTCGCCGGACGGGTGGCGCCGGATGCTTCCGTGTTGCTGGAGCACGGAGTGGAGCGGCTCGTCGCGATCACCGCGGAGGGCACGCCCATCGAGCAGGCACTGCGCGAAGGTGCCGAATCACTCACTCGCGCAACGGCAGAGGTTTGCCGTCAGCTCACTGGCTCATGA
- a CDS encoding amidase: MKRGDEALGRRTDGRCHAFGDDALGDLDAVGLVEALRAGTVSAGELVDAAIARTEAVNPALNGLAFEAFDRARARAAAPRPFGGYFDGVPSFIKDNVAVGGWPTMQGTDAWDPQPMPADGAFARVFLATGLVPLGKTQMSEFGFSGAAEHPRIGPVRNPWNSEHTAGASSSGSAAFVAAGVVPIAHANDGGGSIRIPASCNGLVGLKPTRGRIPLDRETAQMPLHLVANGVVSRSVRDTAAFLREAERVYRNPKLAPIGDVTQPSAQRLRIAVCTQSISRDASPEIRELTLKTAAMLEELGHRVTEIDNPVPARFKDDFLVYWAFLAMAVVRGGRRMFGPSFDRSRLDNITLGLDRRAARNLHKVPMAIRRLSASHRITAKLGERYDAVLMPTLAEVTPPIGHLDPMQDFDTVMNRLVDWAAFTPLQNATGDPAISLPLAKSATGLPVGMMLSSPRGREARLLELAYELEEAHPWTKIHS, translated from the coding sequence ATGAAACGTGGTGATGAGGCCCTCGGCCGACGAACGGACGGCCGGTGCCATGCCTTCGGCGACGACGCCCTCGGCGACCTTGACGCCGTCGGCCTCGTCGAGGCCCTGCGGGCGGGCACCGTGTCCGCGGGTGAACTCGTGGACGCGGCGATCGCCCGGACCGAGGCCGTCAACCCGGCGCTCAACGGCCTCGCTTTCGAGGCGTTCGACCGTGCCCGGGCCCGTGCGGCGGCGCCACGTCCATTCGGTGGTTACTTCGACGGTGTGCCGTCGTTCATCAAAGACAACGTCGCGGTCGGGGGTTGGCCCACGATGCAGGGCACCGATGCGTGGGATCCGCAGCCGATGCCCGCTGACGGCGCGTTCGCGCGGGTTTTTCTCGCGACGGGACTGGTGCCGTTGGGCAAGACGCAGATGTCGGAGTTCGGCTTCAGCGGCGCCGCCGAGCATCCGCGCATCGGCCCGGTCCGCAACCCGTGGAACTCCGAGCACACCGCAGGCGCGTCGTCGTCCGGCTCCGCCGCGTTCGTCGCCGCCGGTGTCGTCCCGATTGCGCACGCCAACGACGGCGGCGGCTCGATCCGAATTCCGGCTTCCTGCAACGGTTTGGTCGGGTTGAAGCCGACGCGTGGCCGCATCCCGCTGGATAGGGAGACCGCGCAGATGCCGCTGCATCTGGTCGCCAACGGCGTGGTGTCACGCTCGGTGCGCGATACCGCCGCGTTCCTGCGCGAAGCCGAGCGCGTCTACCGCAATCCGAAGCTGGCGCCCATCGGGGACGTGACGCAACCCAGCGCGCAGCGCCTGCGCATCGCCGTGTGCACACAGTCCATTTCGCGCGACGCCAGTCCCGAGATTCGCGAGCTGACCCTGAAGACTGCGGCAATGCTGGAGGAACTGGGCCATCGCGTCACCGAGATCGACAACCCCGTCCCCGCCCGCTTCAAGGACGACTTCCTGGTCTACTGGGCGTTTTTGGCGATGGCCGTGGTCCGGGGCGGACGCCGGATGTTCGGGCCCAGCTTCGACCGCTCGCGTCTGGACAACATAACGCTCGGACTCGACCGCAGGGCCGCCCGCAACCTGCACAAGGTGCCGATGGCCATTCGACGGCTGTCCGCGTCACACCGCATTACCGCGAAGCTGGGGGAGCGGTACGACGCCGTGCTCATGCCGACGCTGGCTGAGGTCACGCCGCCGATCGGTCACCTGGACCCAATGCAGGACTTCGACACCGTGATGAACCGCCTCGTTGACTGGGCGGCGTTCACCCCGCTGCAGAATGCGACCGGTGATCCCGCAATCTCATTGCCGCTCGCAAAATCTGCCACGGGTCTGCCGGTCGGCATGATGCTGTCCAGCCCGCGCGGCCGCGAAGCCCGGCTGCTGGAGTTGGCATACGAGCTCGAAGAGGCCCACCCGTGGACGAAAATCCATTCATGA
- the tsf gene encoding translation elongation factor Ts: protein MANYTAADVKRLRDLTGAGMLDSKNALVESEGDFEKAVELLRIKGAKDVGKRAERATAEGLVAAKDGALIELNSETDFVAKNAEFQSVADQIVAAAAAAKAADVDALKAAKVGDTTVEQTIADLSAKIGEKLELRRVAYFDGTVETYLHKRAADLPPAVGVLVEYTGSNKEAAHAAALQIAALKAKYLTREDVPEDIVANERRIAEETAKEEGKPEQALPKIVEGRVTGFYKDVVLLDQPSVSDSKKTVKALLDEAGVTVTRFVRFEVGQT, encoded by the coding sequence ATGGCGAACTACACCGCTGCCGATGTGAAGCGACTTCGCGACCTCACCGGCGCCGGCATGCTCGACTCCAAGAACGCGCTGGTCGAGTCGGAGGGCGATTTCGAAAAGGCCGTCGAACTGCTTCGCATCAAGGGCGCCAAGGACGTCGGCAAGCGCGCTGAGCGCGCGACCGCCGAAGGTCTGGTAGCCGCGAAGGACGGCGCGCTGATCGAGCTGAACTCCGAAACCGACTTCGTGGCCAAGAACGCCGAGTTCCAGTCGGTTGCCGACCAGATCGTGGCGGCCGCGGCCGCGGCGAAGGCGGCCGACGTGGATGCGCTCAAAGCCGCCAAGGTCGGCGACACCACGGTCGAGCAGACCATCGCCGACCTGTCGGCGAAGATCGGCGAGAAGCTCGAACTACGTCGCGTCGCCTATTTCGACGGCACCGTTGAGACGTACCTTCACAAGCGTGCGGCCGACCTGCCGCCCGCGGTCGGTGTGCTGGTCGAGTACACGGGTTCGAACAAGGAGGCGGCGCACGCCGCGGCGTTGCAGATCGCTGCGCTGAAGGCCAAGTACCTCACCCGTGAGGACGTGCCCGAGGACATCGTCGCCAACGAGCGACGTATCGCCGAGGAGACGGCCAAGGAGGAGGGCAAGCCCGAACAGGCCCTGCCCAAGATCGTCGAAGGCCGCGTGACCGGCTTCTACAAGGACGTCGTGCTGCTGGATCAGCCGTCGGTGTCCGATAGCAAGAAGACCGTGAAGGCGCTGCTCGATGAGGCGGGCGTGACCGTCACCCGGTTCGTGCGCTTCGAGGTCGGCCAGACCTGA
- the rpsB gene encoding 30S ribosomal protein S2 produces MAVVTMKQLLDSGTHFGHQTRRWNPKMKRFIFTDRNGIYIIDLQQTLKYIDKAYEFVKETVAHGGSIMFVGTKKQAQESIAEEATRVGMPYVNQRWLGGMLTNFSTVHKRLQRLKELEAMEQTGGFEGRTKKEILMLTREKNKLERSLGGIRDMQKVPSAIWVVDTNKEHLAVAEARKLNIPIIAILDTNCDPDLVDYPIPGNDDAIRSAALLTKVVASAVAEGLQARAGAGRDGDKAEAEGAEPLAEWEQELLAGATASTDAGGADAAPTTETPQES; encoded by the coding sequence ATGGCCGTCGTGACCATGAAACAGCTGCTGGACAGCGGCACCCACTTCGGGCATCAGACCCGTCGCTGGAATCCCAAGATGAAGCGGTTCATCTTCACCGACCGCAACGGCATCTACATCATCGATCTGCAGCAGACGCTGAAGTACATCGACAAGGCCTACGAGTTCGTCAAAGAGACTGTCGCCCATGGCGGCAGCATCATGTTCGTCGGCACCAAGAAGCAGGCGCAGGAGTCGATCGCCGAAGAGGCGACCCGCGTCGGCATGCCCTACGTGAACCAGCGCTGGCTGGGCGGCATGCTCACCAACTTCTCGACCGTGCACAAGCGTCTGCAGCGCCTCAAGGAACTCGAGGCCATGGAGCAGACCGGTGGCTTCGAGGGTCGCACCAAGAAGGAAATCCTGATGCTGACCCGCGAGAAGAACAAGCTCGAGCGCAGCCTCGGCGGCATCCGCGACATGCAGAAGGTGCCGTCGGCGATCTGGGTCGTCGACACCAACAAGGAGCACCTCGCAGTCGCGGAGGCTCGCAAGCTGAACATCCCGATCATCGCGATCCTCGACACCAACTGCGATCCGGACCTCGTCGACTACCCGATCCCGGGCAACGACGACGCGATCCGCTCGGCCGCGCTGCTGACCAAGGTCGTGGCCTCTGCGGTCGCCGAGGGTCTGCAGGCCCGCGCCGGTGCAGGCCGCGATGGCGACAAGGCCGAGGCCGAGGGTGCCGAGCCGCTCGCCGAGTGGGAGCAAGAACTGCTCGCCGGCGCCACGGCGTCCACCGATGCCGGTGGGGCCGACGCCGCCCCCACCACTGAAACCCCTCAAGAGTCATAG
- a CDS encoding M23 family metallopeptidase: MRWIVLFAAAIALAAPASANGERLEWPLRPRPVVVRVFDAPSPNWKPGHRGVDLAGAPGQPVFAAAGGTVVFAGELAGRPVVSIAHPGGLRTTYEPVTASVRTGRRVDAGTMLGELQAGHAGCPAAACLHWGAMWGPASRADYVDPLGLVVTTPLRLKPVR, encoded by the coding sequence ATGCGATGGATCGTGCTATTCGCGGCTGCGATTGCCCTGGCCGCGCCGGCCTCCGCCAATGGCGAGCGACTGGAATGGCCGCTGAGGCCACGGCCGGTTGTGGTGCGCGTCTTCGACGCACCGTCACCCAACTGGAAGCCAGGCCATCGCGGTGTCGATCTCGCCGGAGCCCCTGGTCAGCCTGTATTCGCCGCAGCCGGCGGAACGGTGGTGTTCGCCGGTGAGCTCGCGGGCAGGCCGGTCGTGTCGATCGCGCACCCCGGCGGCCTACGCACCACCTACGAACCCGTCACGGCGTCGGTGCGGACCGGCCGGCGGGTCGACGCCGGGACGATGCTCGGCGAATTGCAGGCCGGCCATGCCGGGTGCCCCGCAGCGGCCTGCCTGCACTGGGGTGCGATGTGGGGTCCGGCGTCGCGGGCCGACTACGTCGATCCGCTCGGCCTCGTCGTCACCACGCCGCTCCGCCTCAAGCCCGTTCGTTAG
- a CDS encoding tyrosine recombinase XerC produces the protein MDAILEEFDEYLALERGRSEHTRRAYLGDLRSLFDFVAQRAPDAGISGLTLPMLRSWLAALAATGSARTTLARRTSAVKTFTAWAVRRGLMASDPAARLQMPKARRTLPAVLRQDQALDAMAAAKSGAQQGDPLALRDRLIVELLYASGIRVSELCGLDIDDVDTSRRLLRVLGKGNKQRTVPFGAPAVSALTAWLSDGRPALTTKDSGPALLLGARGRRLDPRQARTVVHQTMAAVDGAPDIGPHGLRHSAATHLLEGGADLRVVQELLGHSSLATTQLYTHVTVARLRAVHDQAHPRA, from the coding sequence GTGGACGCGATACTCGAGGAGTTCGACGAGTACCTCGCGCTGGAGCGCGGTCGCTCTGAACACACGCGTCGCGCCTATCTCGGTGATCTGCGGTCGCTGTTCGACTTTGTCGCCCAACGCGCACCCGACGCGGGGATCTCCGGGTTGACACTGCCGATGCTGCGTTCGTGGCTCGCGGCGCTGGCCGCCACGGGTTCAGCCAGGACGACGCTGGCCCGTCGCACGTCGGCCGTCAAGACCTTCACGGCGTGGGCGGTGCGACGCGGTCTGATGGCAAGCGACCCCGCCGCGCGCCTGCAGATGCCCAAGGCCCGCCGCACACTGCCGGCCGTGCTGCGTCAGGACCAGGCGCTTGACGCCATGGCTGCGGCGAAATCCGGTGCGCAACAGGGAGATCCGCTAGCGTTGCGCGACCGTTTGATCGTCGAGCTGCTGTATGCCAGCGGGATCCGGGTCAGTGAGTTATGCGGCCTGGACATCGACGACGTCGACACTTCCCGACGCCTGCTGCGCGTACTGGGCAAGGGCAACAAGCAGCGAACGGTGCCGTTCGGCGCGCCCGCAGTGTCGGCGCTCACGGCATGGCTGTCCGACGGTCGCCCGGCATTGACCACCAAAGACTCCGGTCCCGCGCTGCTTCTGGGTGCGCGTGGACGGCGGCTCGACCCGCGGCAGGCCCGCACGGTCGTGCACCAGACGATGGCTGCGGTCGACGGCGCGCCTGACATCGGGCCGCACGGGCTGCGGCACAGCGCCGCCACCCATCTGCTCGAAGGTGGCGCGGATCTGCGGGTCGTGCAGGAACTGCTTGGCCATTCCAGCCTGGCCACCACGCAGCTCTACACCCACGTCACGGTCGCGCGCCTGCGTGCCGTTCACGACCAAGCCCACCCTCGCGCCTAG
- a CDS encoding lactate 2-monooxygenase, with amino-acid sequence MAYGDYQLEIYFQGLSGVLPKLPMSFAELEAKAQAAMSPSMWSYVAGGAGDERTQRVNASAFENWGLMPRMFVGAAERDLTVDFLGLSLPSPVMMAPVGVIGLCAQDGHGDLATARAAARTGVPMIASTMTADPMEAVAAELGDTPGFFQLYTPKDRDVAASFVHRAEAAGFKGIVVTLDTWIPGWRPRDLSTSNFPFLRGHCLANYTTDPVFLDSLAQPPEENMQAAIMQWISIFGNPLTWDDLPWLRSLTSLPLLLKGICHPDDVRRAKDGGVDAIYCSNHGGRQANGGIPAIDCLPGVVEAADGMPVLFDSGIRSGADIVKAIALGASTVAIGRPYTYGLALGGEDGIVHVLRSLLAEADLTMAVDGYRSLKELTPDALRRVI; translated from the coding sequence ATGGCATACGGCGATTACCAGCTCGAGATCTACTTCCAGGGTCTGTCCGGCGTCCTGCCGAAGCTCCCGATGTCTTTCGCGGAGTTGGAGGCCAAGGCGCAGGCCGCGATGTCACCGTCGATGTGGTCCTACGTCGCGGGCGGCGCAGGCGACGAACGCACCCAGCGCGTCAACGCCTCCGCCTTCGAGAACTGGGGCCTCATGCCGCGGATGTTCGTCGGCGCCGCCGAACGCGATCTGACGGTCGATTTCCTCGGGCTTTCGCTGCCGTCGCCGGTGATGATGGCGCCCGTCGGCGTCATCGGATTGTGCGCGCAGGACGGACATGGCGACCTCGCCACAGCGCGCGCGGCGGCCCGTACCGGTGTGCCGATGATCGCCTCGACCATGACTGCCGATCCGATGGAGGCCGTCGCCGCCGAATTGGGTGACACGCCAGGCTTCTTCCAGCTCTACACCCCGAAGGACCGAGACGTGGCCGCGAGCTTCGTGCACCGCGCCGAGGCCGCCGGTTTCAAGGGCATCGTCGTGACGCTGGACACCTGGATCCCCGGCTGGCGACCACGCGACCTGTCGACTTCGAACTTCCCGTTCCTGCGCGGTCACTGTCTGGCGAACTACACCACCGATCCGGTGTTCCTCGACAGCCTGGCGCAGCCGCCGGAAGAGAACATGCAGGCCGCGATCATGCAGTGGATCTCGATCTTCGGGAATCCGCTGACATGGGACGACCTGCCGTGGCTGCGCTCGCTCACCTCGCTGCCGCTGCTCCTCAAGGGCATCTGCCATCCCGACGACGTGCGCCGCGCGAAAGACGGTGGCGTCGACGCCATCTATTGCTCCAACCACGGCGGCCGCCAGGCCAATGGCGGAATACCGGCCATCGACTGCCTGCCCGGAGTGGTGGAGGCCGCCGACGGAATGCCGGTGTTGTTCGATTCGGGCATCCGCAGCGGCGCCGACATCGTCAAGGCGATCGCGCTCGGCGCCTCGACGGTCGCGATCGGCAGGCCTTACACCTATGGCCTCGCGCTTGGCGGAGAGGACGGCATCGTGCACGTGCTGCGGTCGCTGCTCGCCGAAGCCGACCTGACGATGGCCGTCGACGGCTATCGCTCGCTGAAGGAACTGACTCCCGACGCGTTGCGGCGCGTCATCTGA
- a CDS encoding siderophore-interacting protein has protein sequence MAGRPVHTFEVVRTEQLTPHLKRVVLGGGGFDTFTPNDSTDAYVKIVFVHPGIDVAALEQPLTLDSFKSLPAAQQPSVRTYTVRKVDAERREIAIDFVVHGEHGVAGPWAVAAQPGQPAYLMGPSGGYAPDPAADWHLLAGDEAAVPAIGAALEALPDNAIGQVFIEVGGPDDEVEMQAPPGVDITWIYRGGRADLVAEDQAGDHAPLIDAVKGARWLPGQVQVFIHGEAQTVMHNLRAYIRKERGVDAKWASSISGYWRRGRTEETFRQWKAELAKAEQADA, from the coding sequence GTGGCAGGACGTCCGGTGCACACATTCGAAGTGGTGCGTACCGAGCAGCTGACCCCGCATCTCAAGCGGGTCGTGCTCGGCGGCGGAGGCTTCGACACCTTCACGCCCAACGACTCCACCGACGCCTACGTCAAGATCGTGTTCGTTCACCCCGGTATCGACGTCGCCGCGTTGGAACAGCCGCTGACGCTGGACAGCTTCAAGTCCCTGCCCGCCGCGCAACAACCGTCCGTGCGCACGTACACGGTCCGGAAGGTGGACGCCGAGCGACGCGAGATCGCCATCGACTTCGTGGTGCACGGCGAGCACGGTGTCGCCGGTCCGTGGGCCGTCGCGGCGCAACCCGGTCAACCGGCCTACCTGATGGGGCCCAGCGGCGGCTACGCGCCCGATCCCGCGGCGGACTGGCACCTACTGGCCGGCGATGAGGCCGCTGTGCCGGCGATCGGCGCGGCGTTGGAAGCATTGCCGGACAACGCAATCGGTCAGGTCTTCATCGAGGTGGGCGGGCCCGACGACGAGGTCGAGATGCAGGCGCCGCCGGGTGTGGACATCACGTGGATCTACCGGGGCGGCCGCGCCGACCTGGTGGCCGAGGACCAGGCCGGTGACCACGCGCCACTCATCGACGCCGTGAAGGGCGCGCGGTGGTTACCCGGTCAAGTGCAGGTCTTCATCCACGGCGAGGCGCAGACCGTCATGCACAACCTGCGTGCCTACATCCGCAAGGAGCGTGGCGTGGACGCCAAGTGGGCCTCGTCGATCTCGGGATACTGGCGCCGCGGCCGCACCGAGGAGACGTTCAGACAGTGGAAGGCGGAACTCGCGAAGGCAGAACAGGCCGACGCGTGA
- the dprA gene encoding DNA-processing protein DprA, translating into MIDQIARAWAYLSRVAEPPCPELRALARRVGPVEAADRVRSGAADGTVGRVVEARREIDCAAEDLEVLNRMGGRLITADDAEWPLLAFNAFRGVNDRPQAHEPMVLWAVGPMCLDEVSDRAAAIVGTRAATAYGEFVAADLAAGLAARDATVISGGAFGIDGAAHRAALAADGATVAVLAGGIDVPYPSAHAAMLRQIRDHGLVISEYPPGERPARHRFLTRNRLVAGLAGATVVVEAGARSGAANTAAWARALGRSVCAVPGPVTSSASVGSHALLKAGANVVTRAEDVIELIGRMGELAPDEHRPASVLDGLSDADKRVYDALPARAARTADEIAVAAGLPPTQVLGPLAVLELSGLVVRREGRWQLARTTPRTT; encoded by the coding sequence ATGATCGATCAGATCGCACGTGCATGGGCTTATTTGTCGCGAGTCGCGGAACCGCCGTGTCCGGAACTGCGCGCGTTGGCCCGACGAGTCGGCCCGGTGGAGGCTGCTGACCGTGTGCGTAGCGGAGCAGCCGACGGCACCGTCGGGCGGGTCGTCGAGGCCAGACGCGAGATCGACTGTGCAGCAGAAGATCTTGAAGTCTTGAACCGTATGGGCGGACGGCTGATCACCGCTGACGATGCCGAGTGGCCACTGTTGGCATTCAACGCGTTTCGCGGTGTCAACGACCGGCCGCAGGCACATGAGCCGATGGTGCTGTGGGCCGTCGGTCCGATGTGCCTCGACGAGGTTTCCGATCGTGCCGCGGCAATTGTCGGAACACGGGCGGCCACGGCGTACGGCGAGTTCGTCGCCGCCGACCTAGCGGCGGGTTTGGCGGCCCGAGACGCGACGGTGATCTCGGGCGGGGCATTCGGAATCGACGGCGCCGCACACCGCGCCGCGTTGGCGGCGGACGGGGCCACCGTCGCGGTGCTCGCAGGCGGCATCGACGTGCCCTACCCCTCGGCACACGCGGCGATGCTGCGGCAGATCCGCGACCACGGTCTCGTGATCAGCGAGTATCCACCTGGCGAACGGCCCGCGCGGCACCGCTTTCTGACGCGCAACAGACTGGTCGCGGGTCTCGCGGGTGCGACCGTCGTCGTCGAGGCGGGCGCGCGCAGCGGCGCGGCGAACACCGCGGCGTGGGCCCGTGCTCTGGGGCGCTCGGTCTGCGCGGTGCCCGGCCCGGTCACGTCGTCTGCGTCGGTCGGCAGTCATGCGCTGCTGAAGGCGGGCGCCAACGTGGTGACCCGCGCCGAGGACGTCATCGAATTGATCGGCCGCATGGGCGAACTCGCCCCGGATGAGCACCGACCGGCATCTGTATTGGACGGGCTGAGCGACGCCGACAAGAGGGTGTACGACGCGCTGCCGGCCCGCGCCGCCCGCACCGCCGACGAGATCGCGGTCGCCGCCGGTCTGCCGCCGACGCAGGTGCTCGGTCCGTTGGCGGTGCTGGAGCTGTCCGGTTTGGTGGTGCGCCGAGAGGGGAGGTGGCAGCTGGCAAGGACGACACCTCGCACGACATGA
- a CDS encoding YifB family Mg chelatase-like AAA ATPase: MALGRAFSVAVRGLDGHIVEIEADIASGLPGVHLVGLPDAALQESRDRVRAAITNCGNEWPQTRLTLALSPATLPKMGSVYDIALALAVMSAHSKAEWTRLEKTVLLGELALDGRVRPVKGVLPAVLAAKKEGWPLVVVPVENLPEAALVQGIDVKGVRTLGQLKSWVEGKAHLEDNGGTPYPAPVSVADLSDVVGQTQARYAVEVAAAGAHHLMLTGPPGVGKTMLAQRLPGLLPELSESEALEVTAIHSVAGLLSGSTPLITRPPFVAPHHTSSVAAMVGGGSGLARPGAVSRAHRGVLFLDECAEIGVSVMEALRTPLEDGEIRLARRDGVARYPARFQLVLAANPCPCAPADPRDCICPGQIKRRYLGKLSGPLLDRVDLVVEMHSERAGAFAQQEGESTAEVRERVAKAREAAVERWRPHGIRTNAEVSGSLLRKKFRLAKTVTEPLRFALDRGLLSQRGADRVQRVAWTLADLAGRTSPALEDVTTALSFRQDGGAR; encoded by the coding sequence ATGGCGCTGGGGCGAGCATTCTCGGTCGCCGTGCGCGGCCTCGACGGGCACATTGTGGAGATCGAGGCCGACATCGCGTCAGGGCTGCCCGGTGTGCACCTGGTCGGGCTGCCCGACGCCGCGCTGCAGGAATCGCGGGACCGGGTCCGCGCGGCGATCACCAACTGCGGCAACGAGTGGCCGCAGACGCGGCTGACGCTGGCGCTCTCGCCCGCGACGCTGCCGAAGATGGGCTCTGTCTACGACATCGCGCTCGCGTTGGCGGTGATGTCTGCGCACAGCAAGGCGGAGTGGACGCGGTTGGAGAAGACGGTGCTGCTCGGCGAATTGGCGCTCGACGGCCGGGTGCGTCCCGTCAAGGGAGTGCTACCCGCGGTACTCGCGGCGAAGAAGGAGGGATGGCCCCTCGTGGTGGTGCCGGTCGAGAATCTGCCGGAAGCGGCGCTGGTGCAAGGCATCGACGTCAAAGGGGTGCGGACACTCGGCCAGCTGAAGTCCTGGGTCGAAGGCAAGGCGCACCTCGAGGACAACGGCGGCACGCCGTACCCGGCGCCGGTGTCCGTCGCCGACCTTTCCGACGTGGTCGGTCAGACACAGGCCCGTTACGCCGTCGAGGTTGCCGCCGCCGGTGCGCATCACCTGATGTTGACCGGGCCGCCGGGTGTCGGAAAAACGATGCTGGCACAGCGACTTCCGGGTTTGTTGCCCGAACTCAGCGAAAGTGAGGCCCTCGAGGTGACGGCGATTCATTCGGTGGCCGGCCTGTTGTCGGGCAGTACGCCGTTGATCACGCGGCCGCCATTCGTCGCGCCGCATCACACCTCGAGCGTGGCCGCGATGGTCGGCGGCGGCAGCGGATTGGCCCGGCCCGGCGCGGTGAGTCGCGCGCACCGCGGAGTGCTGTTCCTCGACGAATGCGCGGAGATCGGTGTCAGTGTGATGGAAGCGTTGCGAACTCCGCTGGAGGACGGGGAGATTCGGCTGGCTCGCCGCGACGGCGTCGCACGTTATCCGGCCCGGTTCCAGTTGGTGCTGGCCGCCAACCCGTGTCCGTGCGCACCCGCGGATCCGCGTGACTGCATCTGTCCGGGGCAGATCAAGCGACGCTATCTGGGCAAGCTGTCCGGCCCCCTGCTCGACCGTGTGGACCTGGTCGTCGAGATGCATTCGGAGCGCGCCGGTGCCTTTGCCCAGCAGGAGGGTGAGTCGACCGCCGAAGTGCGCGAGCGGGTCGCAAAAGCACGTGAGGCCGCGGTGGAGCGGTGGCGGCCCCACGGCATCCGCACCAATGCCGAGGTGAGTGGATCCCTGCTGCGCAAGAAGTTCCGGCTTGCCAAGACCGTTACCGAGCCGCTTCGTTTCGCACTCGACCGCGGACTGCTCAGCCAGCGCGGAGCAGACCGCGTTCAGCGGGTCGCCTGGACACTCGCCGACCTGGCGGGACGAACGTCGCCGGCGTTGGAGGACGTGACCACCGCGTTGAGCTTTCGACAGGACGGGGGAGCGCGATGA